Below is a window of Populus trichocarpa isolate Nisqually-1 chromosome 3, P.trichocarpa_v4.1, whole genome shotgun sequence DNA.
TAGATGAAGCTTGGGTAACTTTTATTGACTTCAAGAAACTATATGGCTTTCCTACGGGTTCCATGGTGAACATGTTAATTTCTCGACTTTCCTATTCATCAGACCACCACTGGTTGCAAAAAGCATGTGATTTGGTCTtcttaatattgaaagaaaagCCTGGTTTGCTTCAGTTTCCAGTCCTGACAAAGCTCTCAATCTCCTTAGCTAGAGCACAGATGCCTGTTCCTGCCTCTATGATTCTAAGGGTGATGCTAGAGAGGGAGAATATGCCCCCACTAACTATACTATGGTCAGTGGTTTCACACATGGTGAAGACGGAGATTGGAGCATGTCTAGCATCAAATTTCTTGGTTCAGATGTGTGATTGTTTTCTACATTTAAGCGCAAAAGGAAGTGTTCGTGCCAAAGTGGTAAAACCTGATGCAATGATATTCAACCTTGTTCTTGATGCTTGTGTGAAGTTCAAATCATCTCTTAAAGGCCAAGAAATAGTTGAGTTGATGTCAAAGGCGGGTGTTATTGCTGATGCACACTCGGTCATTATTTTTTCCCAGATCCATGAAATGAATGGTCAAAGGGATGAGATCAAGAAATTGAAGGATCATGTTGATGAAGTGGGTGCTCCTTTTATTGGTTATTATTGTCAGTTCTATGATAGTTTGTTGAAATTGCACTTTAAATTCGATGACATCGATTCTGCTGCACAGCTTTTGTTGGATATGCATAAATTCCAGGAGTCTGTTCCCAATAAAAAACTTAGGATGGACCAAGAAAAGCGTCTCCTTGTTCCAATTGGATCTAACAATCTCAAGACTGGCTTGAAGATACAGGTTATGCCAGAGTTATTGCAGAAGGATTCTATCCTCACAGTGAAACATAAACAAGAGCTTGTAATGTTTAGGAGTGGAAAGCTTCTCCTTAGTAACAGAGCCCTGGCAAAGCTTGTAAATGGATACAGAAGACATGGGAGAACTACTGATCTTTCAAAGCTTTTACTTTGCATGCAACAGGACTTCCATGTGCTTGGCCAGTCCAGTTTTTGCTCTGATGTGATTGATGCTTGCATTCGCATAGGTTGGCTGGAAATGGCCCATGACATCTTGGATGACATGGATGCAGCTGGGGCTCCCATAGGCTCTACCCTGCATATGGCACTCTTAACAGCATATTATTGTAGAGAGATGTTCAAAGAAGCAAAGGCACTGCTACGAAAAATGAGGAAGGCTGGTTTTGTTGT
It encodes the following:
- the LOC18096902 gene encoding pentatricopeptide repeat-containing protein At4g17616, with translation MALIFSRKIPLSYAFGVFVPSAIQKTALIADHSGEFFSKRVFGQYQLVALQHFSSGSVSQPGRICWRGSSNVVLLRKLEIALREHQVDEAWVTFIDFKKLYGFPTGSMVNMLISRLSYSSDHHWLQKACDLVFLILKEKPGLLQFPVLTKLSISLARAQMPVPASMILRVMLERENMPPLTILWSVVSHMVKTEIGACLASNFLVQMCDCFLHLSAKGSVRAKVVKPDAMIFNLVLDACVKFKSSLKGQEIVELMSKAGVIADAHSVIIFSQIHEMNGQRDEIKKLKDHVDEVGAPFIGYYCQFYDSLLKLHFKFDDIDSAAQLLLDMHKFQESVPNKKLRMDQEKRLLVPIGSNNLKTGLKIQVMPELLQKDSILTVKHKQELVMFRSGKLLLSNRALAKLVNGYRRHGRTTDLSKLLLCMQQDFHVLGQSSFCSDVIDACIRIGWLEMAHDILDDMDAAGAPIGSTLHMALLTAYYCREMFKEAKALLRKMRKAGFVVNLSDEMVATACLSEAANNASSSSSKSDLIDFLIREMREEEKAIPSVVYELNSSVYYFCKAKMMEDALKTYKRMQHMKIQPTVQTFSYLIDGFSSLGMYRDITILWGDIKRNVGSKDLEVSRDLYEVLHLNFLRGGYFERAMEVIGYMKERNMYCDKWMYKDEFLKLHKNLYRSLKASEARTEAQSKRLEHVKAFRKWVGID